The Acidimicrobiales bacterium genome segment GCGCGCCGCTGAACAACGGCCCGCCTGACCGGGTGGCCGTGGTGTACGCGTTGTCGACCGTCCAGGCGTAGAGGCGCACGTCGCGTGTGCTGCCGTTGGTCCACGTCTGGCACACGTAGATGCGCCGGTTGGCGGCGAAGTCGGGGTCGACGGCCATGCCGAGGACGCCGCCTTCGGTGTTGACGTAGGCGTCGCCGACCGTGGCGATCGTGCGCGGCGCCCCGCCGACCACGGCCCCGATGCGGCCGGGCCGCTCGGTGTAGAGGAGGGTGCCGTCGGGCGTGAAGCCGATGTCCCAGGGGATGGTCAGCCCTGAGGCCACGACCGAGACGGAAAGGCTCGGCGCCGTCCCCGGGAAGGCGAAGATGCCGCCGTCGGAGGCGACCAGCCAGTACCCGCCACCGCTCGGCGTCGCCGCCATGCCGACGACCGGCCGGTTGAGGGCCATGCTGCCGGTCGAGCCGTGGAAGGCAGCCGTCCCGAAGGTGAAGATGCCGCCGTCGCGGGCGACGGTCCAGTAGCCGCCGTTGGGATCGGCCGCCATGCCCACCATGGGTTGGTTGAGCGGGCGACCGCCCATGGAACCGAGGAACGGTGCCCCGCCGAAAGCGAAGATGCCGCCGTCGCGCGCCACCATCCAATAGCCACCGCCTGCGGCCGCGGCCATGCCCACGATGGGCTGGTTGAGCGGTTGGCCGCCCATCGATCCGGCGAAGGCAGCGTTGCCGAAGGTGAAGATGCCGCCGTCGGACGCCACCAGCCAGTACCCGCCGCCGTCGTTGGTGGCTGCCATGCCCACGATGGGAGCGTTCAACGGCTGGCCCCCCTTCGAGCCGAGGAAGGGAGCGCTTCCAAAGGCGAAGATGCCGCCGTCGCTCGCCACCATCCAGTAGCCGCCGCTCGGGTTGGCGGCCATGCCCACGATCGGGGAGTTGAGCGGTCGGCCGCCCATCGACCCGGCGAAGGCCGCGTTGCCGAAGGTGAAGATGCCGCCGTCGGAGGCGACCAGCCAGTAGCCGTCACCTTGCTGGGTGCGGGCCATGCCGACGATCGGCGCGTTGAGCGGTTGTCCGCCGGTCGACCCGTAGAAGTGTGCGGGGCCATGGTCGGCCTGGGCCGCAGCGGGAGCCACCAGCAGGACGACCAGGAGCAGCAACGAGAGGCGCCGAACGAACGTCATGCTTTCGAGGGTAGCGAGGGGTTGCGACGTTTTAGAGTGCGCAGCGTGCCGACCACCGATCGCGTCCTCATGGGACCCGGACCCTGCAACCCGTACCCGGAGGCGATGGCGGCTTTGGGGCGGCCGATGCTCGGCCATCTCGACCCCGAGTTCCTGGGCATCCTCGACGAGACGTGCGACCGGCTGCGGGCGGTGTTCAGGACCGACAACGCGCTCACGCTGCCGCTGTCGGGGACCGGCTCGGCGGGCATGGAGGCGGCGTTCGTGAACACCGTGCGCCCCGGCGACGTGGTGGTGGTCGGGGTGAACGGTGTGTTCGGCGAGCGCATGTGCGACGTGGCCGGCCGTTGCGGCGCGGAGGTGGTGCGGGTGGAGGCGCCGTGGGGGGAGCCGGTGGCGCCGGAACGGCTGCTCGCCGCACACCCCTCACCTGCGGTCATTGCCGTGGTGCACGCCGAGACCTCGACGGGCGTGCGCAACGACGTAGCCGCCCTGGGTGCGGGAAAGGGCGACGCCCTGTTGCTCGTCGACTGCGTGACGTCGCTCGCAGGCATCGAAGTCGACGTCGACGGATGGGGCGTCGACGTGGCCTACGCAGGCACGCAGAAGTGCCTCGGGGTGCCGCCCGGGCTGGCGCCGTTCACCATGAGCGAGCGGGCGCGTGAGCGGGCGGTGGAACGGCCGCAGTCGTGGTACCTCGACGTGGGCATGATCGGGAAGTACACGACGGCCGGGCAGGCGCGCACGTACCACCACACCGCGCCCATCTCCATGGTGTTCGCCCTGCACGGAGGCCTTGGCGCCGTGCTCGACGAGGGGCTGGAAGCGGCGTGGGCGCGGCACGCGGCGTGCGGGTCGGCGCTGCAGGCGGGCGTGGCGAAGCTGGGCTTCCGGCTGTTCGCGGCCGAGGGCCATCGGCTGCCGCAGCTGACGTCGGTGTGGGTGCCGGAGGGCATCGACGAAGCGGCGGTGCGACGGCGCTTGCTCGACGACTACGGCATCGAGGTGGGTGGGGGGCTCGGCCCCGTGGCGGGCAAGGTATGGCGCATTGGGTGCATGGGGCACACGGCCCGCATGCGCAACGTGACGTTGTTGGTGGGGGCTCTCGAGGAGGTATTGGGCCGTTGAGCGAGCCCGTGTGGTTCCCCACCGATCCTGCGGCGACGAACGTCGGGCGGTTCATGGCAGCCGAGGGCGTGGCGTCGTTCGACGAGCTGGTCGCTCGGTCGATCGACGAGCCGGAGTGGTTCTGGGCTGCGGTGGTCGACTTCCTGGGGCTGCCGTTCTCCCGCCGGTGGGACCGCGTGCTCGACACCACCGAGGGCATCCCCTGGGCCAAGTGGTTCGTGGGGGGTCGGCTGAACTTCGCCCAGGCCTGCTTGCGTCACGCGGGGTCGCGTCGGGCCCTCGTCTGGGAGGGCGAGGACGGCGAGGTGCGTTCGTGGACGTACGGCGAGCTGGCCGCCGAGGTCGACGGGCTGTGCGCGCTGTTGGCTTCGCGTGGCGTGGGCGTCGGCGACCGCGTCGGCATCTTCATGCCGATGGTCCCCGAGACGGTGGCCGCCGTGCTGGCCGTGGCCAAGCTGGGAGCGGTGTTCCTGCCGTTGTTCAGCGGCTACGGCGCAGGCGCGGTGGCGAGCCGACTGCAGGATGCGTCGGCTGTGGCCTTGATCACTGCGGACGGCACCTACCGCCGGGGCAAGCCGGTCGACATGTTGTCGGTGGCGGAAGAGGCGGTGATCGAGTGCCCGTCGGTGACGACGACGGTGGTGGTGCCTCGGCTGGGCCGAGGCGGCGGCGTGCCGTGGCCGGGCCCCGGTGAGCCCCAGCCGTTCGAGGAGGTCGACAGCGAGCACCCGTTGTTCATCG includes the following:
- a CDS encoding alanine--glyoxylate aminotransferase family protein, with protein sequence MAALGRPMLGHLDPEFLGILDETCDRLRAVFRTDNALTLPLSGTGSAGMEAAFVNTVRPGDVVVVGVNGVFGERMCDVAGRCGAEVVRVEAPWGEPVAPERLLAAHPSPAVIAVVHAETSTGVRNDVAALGAGKGDALLLVDCVTSLAGIEVDVDGWGVDVAYAGTQKCLGVPPGLAPFTMSERARERAVERPQSWYLDVGMIGKYTTAGQARTYHHTAPISMVFALHGGLGAVLDEGLEAAWARHAACGSALQAGVAKLGFRLFAAEGHRLPQLTSVWVPEGIDEAAVRRRLLDDYGIEVGGGLGPVAGKVWRIGCMGHTARMRNVTLLVGALEEVLGR
- a CDS encoding PQQ-dependent sugar dehydrogenase, with product MTFVRRLSLLLLVVLLVAPAAAQADHGPAHFYGSTGGQPLNAPIVGMARTQQGDGYWLVASDGGIFTFGNAAFAGSMGGRPLNSPIVGMAANPSGGYWMVASDGGIFAFGSAPFLGSKGGQPLNAPIVGMAATNDGGGYWLVASDGGIFTFGNAAFAGSMGGQPLNQPIVGMAAAAGGGYWMVARDGGIFAFGGAPFLGSMGGRPLNQPMVGMAADPNGGYWTVARDGGIFTFGTAAFHGSTGSMALNRPVVGMAATPSGGGYWLVASDGGIFAFPGTAPSLSVSVVASGLTIPWDIGFTPDGTLLYTERPGRIGAVVGGAPRTIATVGDAYVNTEGGVLGMAVDPDFAANRRIYVCQTWTNGSTRDVRLYAWTVDNAYTTATRSGGPLFSGAPATTGIHTGCRPRFGPDGFLWVGTGDSTIGTAPQDLGSLAGKVLRIDKLSGAGAPGNIGASRIYTYGHRNIQGLAFRPGSGQAFSVEHGPDRDDEITPLQSGGNSGWDPVPNYNQSVPMTDLAKFPSAMRPAWASGSPTIATSGATFVTGSAWKSWSGALVVACLKGRQLRAFFLDGSNNVTAHELILDVPDRLRSPVLGPDGSLYVTTSNGSGDRILKVTPT